One Carassius auratus strain Wakin chromosome 39, ASM336829v1, whole genome shotgun sequence genomic window, AGCAAAGATGACATCATTGAAATCAGTTGACTAAGTAGGACAGAGATTTGCATATCTCTTTTCATAGTTCTACTGTTCCAAGCAGATGATGCATACACTCTCAGTATGATGGCGATGTTTTGGACAGTAGTTGTCTTCTACATGTGTGGACGTATAATGGAAGTTTATGGAAATGCTGATAAAGATTCCCTCCCAACCACTTTGGTGAGCACGGTTATGTCTACTGCCTTACCCACTGTGTTGCCCACAGAAGATGAGAGCATCAAACTTGTGGTGAGAAAATTTTGAAAGTTTTATGATTTACTGTTTCACCTGcagttgtgaaatatttttcattgttgtaGTCTTCTATtaaaaagtcaacatgaaatcgaTCCTGTATGCTTCTGATTGTGTTTAATTCATTTGTGCACATTTTTTCcacattatttagtttttcataatttgtaagaatttttttttttatctgttctgCCCCTAAATTGAACTTTAAGAACATCACATTCTCCCTCACTAATTTGTTGTTTCTATGCATGTTATAGAACTAAATGGGGTTGCAATGGCATTTTTATATTGCTTTCATGgttgatatatatttaaaatgcattttatataaattaacttttttatcaTTTACAAATGCATTACATAATTTACAACAATTATCATAAATGATTAGAAATGCTaaactattttttatatgtttttgagAAAAAGTTTCTCATGcttaccaaggatgcatttatttgataaaaaaaaaaaaaaaaaaaaatcagtaatattgtgaaatattacattttaaaataaatgtcttctaATCgagcatattttaaaatgtattaatgctaatggaaaagctgaatatgctatgtgttgttttttattattgtcagtgttgaaaagttgaacagttgtgctgcttaatattaatgTGGAAATGGTTATATTTTATTCCAACattctttaatgaaaagaaagttgacaaaaaaaaaagcatttatgtaattttgcttaattttttttttttttttttttttttttttactgttactcTTGATCAGtcaaatgcatccttgcttaataaagtattgatttcttttttataaatttcCGTGGTGGTGTATTTGAATATTTATGGTTGACAGTTCACATTGTTCTGTTTGGCAGGATTGGCTCACAAAGTATGGCTATCTCCCGCCCCCTGATCCCTCTACAGGTCAGTTACAGGCCTGGACAGCTGTCACTCAAGCAGTGAAGAAAATGCAGAGGTTTGCTGGTTTGGACGATACAGGAGTGTTAGGTATGATAAACAGACAGTATTATTTCATAACTCCTCTATTGTGCCTTCATCATTACCCTCGCCTTCCTCTCACAGATGAAGAGACAGTTCAGCTGATGCAGACACCGCGGTGTTCACTTCCGGACGATGATGACCAAACCGTTCAGACATCGGCACTACACAGTGAGATGCAAAATCAAAGGATGAAAAGAGCAGTTTCTACCTGGACAAGAAGAAATATCAACTGGAGGTTAGCCTGATTATTTTACCAGTTGTGTTTTTCTTCCTACTTTCATCTACTTGGTTTGCagcaaagtaaaatatatatatattctttaaacgCCTCAATAAATGGATCTTAGTCTATTATTCTTTGTTATTTCCCAGGCTGCGCTCTTACCCGGCATCCTCTAAACTGTCCCGTGAAATGATTCGCTCCCTTGTGTACTATGCACTCAGAGTGTGGGCTGATCCAACATTACTTGAGTTCCATGAGGTTGTggttactttttaaaaatctttgttcCTGAATACATTTGTCTTCATTTAAATTCACACACTATGTGTTAAACAATTTCAAATAGGTGCGAGGACCAGAGGGGGCAGATCTCCAAATAGATTTTTTGCATGGTCCCCATGGAGACGGATATCCCTTTGATGGAGCAGGTGGATCTGTTGGCCATGCCTTCTTTCCATCAGATCCAGGCAGGGCAGGTGGAGTTCACTTGGATGCAGAAGAGGAATGGGCCTTCAGACAACCAGGTAATTCTGCAAAACAAGCAAAGGTAAGGAATAATGCACAAAGCCAAAGTAAAAGCCGACAGGACAGTACAGGCCAATCATTTTCATCTTAtggacaataaataaaaacattattctttttgcaagttaatttaagttttataaaattataatgtacagtatgaaagaaaaatattcagtttgagatttgctaaagattacaattattaaatcatttttgttttaaagattaGCTTTCCCATCATCTAACGCTTACTTATGAAATTATGGTCCTAAAATGTATAATAGTTTATTGAAGCTtcagacaaaatatttttaaaaaaaataaacatttacaaaaattttAGGGTAGATGTTACTGAAAAGCTGATTTTCAAATTAACAATCAGATGTTATTATTTTTCAGCAAAATTTGACTATGTTGATAATTTCGGGGGCCTCAGCTATTTacttatcaaatatgatacagtagagCTTTAGGCTAATAAGGTTAAGTATTCAGTatcagcttttatatatatatatatatatatatttatttatttatttatatatatacccTGAATTGATAAATTAATTCAACGTGCGCATATGTACACACAGCAACGGAGGGCACAGATCTGTTCACAGTACTGGTGCATGAGCTTGGACACGCTCTCGGACTGACCCATTCATCAGCACGCCAATCTGTAATGCGTCCATACTACCAGGGGCCCCTAGGAGACCCGTTACACTTCAGCCTTGGACATCATGACCTTCAACACATCACATCCCTTTATGGTAACTGTCATTAAATGCCTTATTTGGTATCTCTGCTGGGCAATTATAGCTTATgaagaaataatcaaataatcttttctgcatgtgtgtctgtttatGAACCCAGGAAAGAGGGGTAACCATGTTCCAACGGACAGACCTCTTATTGTGACGGAAGCTCAATCACGTCACCGACATGGAGGAATACACAGGCTCACACACATGTACAGACATAATGCTCACAGCCATTTGGATAGGTAAGAAAGATTCAGTTAAAGATTTTGAATTGAACATCAAATCAAAACCGCGATTATATACACTACTTCTGCACTAATAATGCACTACatataaacagatttttaaacACTAGGAGTAACTGGAGAAAGACTGAACATCAAATGTCCAAGGGTCACACATTAACAGACTTTCAAATAGTGTGAAACTTAAGCAGAAACATGAGCCTGATTGATAGGTGGGCATGACAAATACAATATCTTTGTATTCAGGCTGACTTTAAAGGCTAAagatgtttaaagggatagttcacccaaaaatcaaaattctgtcattattttgaagaatgctggtaaccaaacagttgccaaAAGCCATTGACCTCCAAAGTACtttttccatacaatggaagtcaatggctaccagcaactgtttggttaccaatattcttctaaatatcttattttatgttcaactcTATAAAAGGTAAAggtaaactatacctttaaatatTCAAAGTAATGTTtcttagttgttttatttttattaccaaaAAGAAGTTTGTTAAAATGttcaatgtattttaattaagagaaaaatcatttgaaatgtctttcttttctctctcgtCTCAAGTTCTGTGGATCGCTGTAACACCAGTTTTGATGCAGTTGCCAAGATTCGAGGAGAGATCTTCTTCTTCAAAGGTAGATACTTGTAGCTTGATCTGATTTAAGGAGTTATTtgatatattaacaaaaacacttCCTCCACTTGTATTGTTGTCATCTTCTTAGTCCTCCTGTTAGGTCGCTGTGATTtttccaagtaagacatgttcctggatcaacatcttctgatgatcctggatcaacattattgtccaaaaatatagacttaacccaatccctacccttaaacctaaccctacccataatttattcctaaaatcagtaggaaataatagctgattaacacgggtgtagaagcacctaactctgacTGTAAACCTAAAgtagatattttctgaaaagttatatctcacttctgattggttgatttgaatGTTggtccaggatcaacaaggatgttgatccaggaacatgttgtacttggtgaaatcacgctcgcccCTCCTGTTATTGGTATACAACACTCTGTATCCATCCAGGCAGTGTCACCGTagtaaaaactatttatatttctCCTACCTTTTATGTCTCTCTTACCTTTCCTTATGCATTTTGCAGGGCAGAACATGTGGAGAGTGAGCAGAGGTGGTCTGGTGTCAGTCAGGGCTGTTCCTGTACAGAGACTTTGGTCAGCTCTTCCTTCTTCACTGCCTCCACTGCGAGCGGTTATGGAAAGACACACAGATCATGCCATCATATTTATCAGTGGTCAGTTTCCCAGCACAATCACTTCACAAACCCACATTCATGCTGAATTCCAACTGTGCACCACACTTTTAAGAGTTGATTTTTTCAATACAAAGAGATTTATTTGACTTGGccataatgcaaataataaattaagttacaAGTCACCAATTCCAAAGCAATTTGAGTAAAAGTCTGTACTATACTTAAGTATTTTACTTATATTAAATATAGGCTCATAGATGCACTAGTCAAAGAGACATGTCAGTGAAAAACAAGAAAATCTTGAGAAGCATCACTTTTTTTGTAGCAGAAATAAACTGCTGCAGGAAAAGCCAGGTGCCATGCAAAGCGTAAAACACTTATATAGCACTCAAAGCACTCTACATTTTGAGGGGGTATCTCCTCAGAGcaggccaatgggtgaatttggccaggatgccgaggttaCTCCTCAGCTCTTTTCAAAAGAGACCTTGGAGGGTGAGCACCCCCTTCTGGTCTAACTAACACCTCttcatttttatgtgaaagtGATCATCAGTTACACCAATGACTTTACACTACTCTACTTAAAGTAAACTACTAAACATATGTGCAGGTTCCCAGGTTTGGCTGTTTAAGGATCTGTCTCTCCAAGAGGGTTTCCCTCAGCCTCTGTCTACTCTGGCTCCTGAGGACTCAGAAGGAGGGTGGCAAGGATTGCACTGGGACCCAAAGCAGGGTGTGGTATGGGGCTCTGTGAGAGAGGAAAGAGAGCAAGGTGAGGAAAGCGCAGTCTGGAGAGAGCTCATTGAAGAAGGAGTGAATGGAATCATCATGGAGAATGgcgaagagagagaaaggacTGGGGACTTTAAGGGTGCGTTTCTTCAAAACCATTAGTTAAAATGTATCAGTACTACTGCATTGCATGGGAATGTATGTGTGACACTGTTTTAGAGTGCTActgatttatttacatatttttttattttctatatcaATCAGGTTCAACCTACCTTTTCAAAGGCAGTTCCTACTGGAAATTTACTCACCCAGGCTCCACCCCTGAAGAAGGATACCCTCGGCATCTGGCCACTGATTGGTTGGACTGCCCTCAGCCGTCCTCTTACAGCCCTGATGACATCTCTTTGATCTCTCACTACGGTCAACAGGAGCTTCGTGAGCAGAAAGGGCAAAGAATAATCGACCAGATCAGGCACAAAGACAAAACCGAAAGAGATAATTCTTATCGCTGGGACTGTCCATGTCTAAACAGTGCAGCGACTCAAAGTCATCCTATTTTACTACTGcccattttatttttgatcactGGGACTTGTTATCCATCACTTTAATTTATTCCACTTTAACCATAATTTCCACAATAACTTTTTCCTTGACTTTCAATCTCTGACCAAAGGAAGTGACTAAAGTAGTTGGTAAGAAGATTTCTAAGAATCATTAAACGTTAATGATTTACAGTTCACAGAGTCTGTCAGCTCGCTGAAGATTGACGGCAAATAATATTGTGCTAGAGTTAAAAAATATAACGGCATATAGTATGTAGTATTTTGATTCTGAAGATGTAGAGAGCAAATGTCATAAAATGACTTGACCTTACATTTCATAAATTGGGTTTCAAAATGTGATGTATTTATACATTCCCCTTATTAAAATAGTTTGAGAATTTACATGAATCACGAAGGGCATAGAAAATTGACTGTGCTTgggaaatttaattgaaataccaatgtcattttataaaataatgtactACTGTGGGAAGGACGGTCAAATAAGGACAAGTGTCATTTACAGAACTAAatctattataataaaatgaaattgaaaatgcaatgtgactttgatttaatatattttatggatactgttattgtaaatatattttttaaatattgtttttctttgacaattttctttattcttttttttttatgtaccctAAAGACtgtaccaataaaaaaaaataagaaaattattttgttccACAATTACTTGTTACAGACAATTACAGGAATGTTTTGCATTCCTGGTCGCTAAAGTCCACAATTTTACCCATTTAAATTGTTTCAGATTACtggcagtgaaaaaaaaaaaaaaaaaagcaaactattGCATCACTTCGGAACATCCAGATGACAATATGTGATAAGCTGTTCTATATATAGTACTTGTTCCCCAGGTGGTGCAGCGTAATGTTCTAAAGAATCATCTACTGAAGTGCTACAATGTCTACTTCTGTGGTTTTGGCTGCTCTTCTTGCCCTGTTTAATTTGAATCAGGCATCTCTGCCAGACTGTAAGGAGCTCATAACACCGCGAACCCTGGAGGATGACAATAAAAGTGTAGGTGCATTAATATATTTAAGCGCAAGTACTCTTTTATAGCAAACTAACACTATGGGAGATTATATATCTTATTTTCTCTTCCAAACAGCTCATGGGTAAATGGATCTTCCTTGAAGGCATAGCTGATCACCACTTATTTACAGATATCTTGAAGACTGTGAACAGCTCATGGATGGAGTTTGGCCCAAGCACGCTTCCGAAAACTTTAACCCTCAGTCAAGGGGATATGCTGTAAGGCTGTCCTGTTATCTAAAGCTAAACTAAATGAGTTTTATCATTATGATGACCAGCATTCTGAATCTgatatctctctcactctcagaaATGGAAAGTGTAGATTTTGCACCATTAACACAACTGTTAATGATAGTATTTGGTATGCCAGTGGTAAGTTAACGAAGGCTTATTTATTTCAGGTAAAACTCATTGGCTCTAAGTACTAATGCATGTTATGTTGGTGTTTTTGGTGCACAGGAAATGACGTAGTTTCAAAGGGCAAGTTCTTGCCATCGTGTCCTGACTGTCTCACTATAAACTTCAACAGCCAAGTTAAAAATGAGACCATATATTCTTTATACTTATTCAGTAAGTCACAATCCATATAGACACAATGAATCATATAAAAATTATGTATTCCATGACCAATTGTGAAGTGAAAGCATTCAGTTATTTCTTCTTTGttcctgcagagagagagaacaacCGAACTCAGTCTGACATGGACAACTACTGGAAGCAAGCTGAATGTCTTGGATTGAAAAGAGAAACCCAGTACTCCTATGATGGAGTAACAGGTCAGTTTGGGTTTCAGTGCTTGTAGTTATTAGTTCTGATGTAGAGCAGCTACAGCTCCTGGTCATTTAAGATTCAATATCACATATAAATGTtgtataaaacatgttttcagatACAGAAGTTACAGGAAAATCTCACTAAATTTAGAACATGTTTAGATCATAATTTAACCCACAAATCAAAAAG contains:
- the LOC113058128 gene encoding saxitoxin and tetrodotoxin-binding protein 1-like, with the translated sequence MSTSVVLAALLALFNLNQASLPDCKELITPRTLEDDNKSLMGKWIFLEGIADHHLFTDILKTVNSSWMEFGPSTLPKTLTLSQGDMLNGKCRFCTINTTVNDSIWYASGNDVVSKGKFLPSCPDCLTINFNSQVKNETIYSLYLFKRENNRTQSDMDNYWKQAECLGLKRETQYSYDGVTELCHVVKDDSSDQKPSLDTSDQ
- the LOC113057588 gene encoding matrix metalloproteinase-17; this translates as MMAMFWTVVVFYMCGRIMEVYGNADKDSLPTTLVSTVMSTALPTVLPTEDESIKLVDWLTKYGYLPPPDPSTGQLQAWTAVTQAVKKMQRFAGLDDTGVLDEETVQLMQTPRCSLPDDDDQTVQTSALHSEMQNQRMKRAVSTWTRRNINWRLRSYPASSKLSREMIRSLVYYALRVWADPTLLEFHEVRGPEGADLQIDFLHGPHGDGYPFDGAGGSVGHAFFPSDPGRAGGVHLDAEEEWAFRQPATEGTDLFTVLVHELGHALGLTHSSARQSVMRPYYQGPLGDPLHFSLGHHDLQHITSLYGKRGNHVPTDRPLIVTEAQSRHRHGGIHRLTHMYRHNAHSHLDSSVDRCNTSFDAVAKIRGEIFFFKGQNMWRVSRGGLVSVRAVPVQRLWSALPSSLPPLRAVMERHTDHAIIFISGSQVWLFKDLSLQEGFPQPLSTLAPEDSEGGWQGLHWDPKQGVVWGSVREEREQGEESAVWRELIEEGVNGIIMENGEERERTGDFKGSTYLFKGSSYWKFTHPGSTPEEGYPRHLATDWLDCPQPSSYSPDDISLISHYGQQELREQKGQRIIDQIRHKDKTERDNSYRWDCPCLNSAATQSHPILLLPILFLITGTCYPSL